A window of the Pseudomonas fluorescens genome harbors these coding sequences:
- a CDS encoding TolC family outer membrane protein — protein MRSHLFKALPFALAASFVQAQSLPEAMQQALDVHPEIQAGVNSRLAADYQLKAAKGGYLPKVDLLGGYGREGTDSVTTRAAGGGNQWETLNRSESSLRLSQMVFDGFATSSEVGRQQATVNSRAYSLLGTSERTALTVAQVYLDVLTRREFVRLADENLKSHQRIYDQIQLRTQRGVGSGADLDQAEARMAQARNNLITEQTNLADSETNFLSAVGQMPDQLERPAPFMAMMPANLNEARAQMLENSPILRSAESDIAAAEKQYETAKSTFYPRFDAELGRTADNDLDGQNGHNNEWQAMLRMRFNLYSGGSNKADLESKSYLSNQALDIRNNALRQLNEELGLAWNALNNANAQVPIAQQYVDHSTAVRTAYQRQFSLGERTLLDLLDSENELFTASRRLAEIKNIQLFTQYRIKATMGELLKSQGVVAPLASVVQNDVKPKVQLPGMN, from the coding sequence ATGCGTTCGCACCTGTTCAAGGCTCTACCCTTCGCTCTCGCCGCGTCTTTCGTACAAGCACAATCCTTACCAGAAGCCATGCAACAGGCGCTGGATGTCCATCCGGAAATCCAGGCAGGGGTCAACAGCCGACTGGCCGCGGATTATCAGTTAAAGGCTGCAAAAGGTGGATACCTGCCCAAGGTCGATCTGCTGGGCGGTTATGGCCGTGAAGGCACCGACAGCGTCACCACCCGTGCCGCCGGTGGCGGCAATCAATGGGAAACCCTGAACCGCAGCGAGTCAAGTTTGCGTCTGTCGCAAATGGTTTTTGACGGTTTTGCGACGTCCAGCGAAGTCGGGCGTCAACAAGCCACCGTCAACTCCCGCGCCTATTCCTTGCTGGGCACCTCCGAGCGCACCGCGCTGACCGTGGCCCAGGTTTACCTGGACGTGCTGACCCGTCGCGAGTTCGTGCGTCTGGCCGACGAAAACCTCAAGAGCCACCAGCGCATCTACGACCAGATCCAGCTGCGCACCCAGCGCGGCGTCGGCAGTGGTGCCGACCTTGATCAGGCCGAAGCGCGGATGGCCCAGGCTCGCAACAACCTGATCACCGAGCAGACCAACCTCGCCGACTCGGAAACCAATTTCCTCAGCGCCGTCGGCCAGATGCCCGATCAACTGGAGCGTCCGGCGCCGTTCATGGCGATGATGCCGGCCAACCTGAATGAAGCCCGCGCGCAGATGCTGGAAAACAGCCCGATCCTGCGCTCGGCCGAGTCCGACATCGCCGCTGCCGAGAAGCAGTACGAGACTGCCAAGTCGACCTTCTACCCGCGCTTCGACGCCGAATTGGGCCGCACTGCCGACAACGACCTCGACGGCCAGAACGGTCACAACAACGAATGGCAGGCGATGCTGCGCATGCGCTTCAACCTGTATTCGGGCGGCAGCAACAAGGCCGATCTGGAATCCAAGTCCTACCTGTCGAACCAGGCGCTGGACATCCGCAACAACGCCTTGCGTCAATTGAATGAAGAACTGGGCCTGGCCTGGAACGCCCTGAACAACGCCAACGCTCAGGTGCCGATCGCTCAGCAATACGTTGATCACAGCACCGCGGTGCGCACCGCTTACCAGCGTCAGTTCAGCCTCGGCGAACGTACCCTGCTGGATTTGCTCGACAGCGAAAACGAGTTGTTCACCGCTTCGCGGCGTCTGGCTGAAATCAAAAACATTCAGTTATTTACTCAGTATCGAATCAAGGCGACCATGGGCGAATTGCTCAAGAGCCAGGGAGTGGTCGCACCATTGGCATCCGTTGTGCAGAACGACGTGAAGCCCAAGGTCCAGCTGCCTGGGATGAATTGA